Genomic segment of Synechococcus sp. A15-28:
ACACTGTCGTTGTCGAGGGGCAGCACCTGATCGCGGTTGAGGTTCTGCACCCAGTGACGATCCAGGCTCGGATTGGCCGCCAGCTCCTCGTCATTAAGCCCATGGCCCAAAACGGTGTCATAGGCGATGTCCTCTGGCAGATGACTGACCCAGCTGCTCATCAGGTCCAACACCTCAGCGCAGGGGGGGATCCGCTCCCGGTAGAGCTGCGTCAAGCGAGCCCGGAAGCCGGCATCGAGGTGATGGACGAAGCGTGGCTCGCTGTAGAAAAGCGCGTCATCGCTGCCATCCAGCTTGTAGCGCTGGGATTCCTGAAGAACTCTAACGGCCGGCATGGCTCAACCCAGCTCCAGATACCAACGCACCACGCCGGTCAGTTGTCCGACGATGCCCTGGCCGGTAAGCAGTTCCCCAAGCACCGCAGCCGCGAAACCGACCATCGCGGCACGTCCGTTGAGTCCCTCGACAAAGGTCAGCGCCGACTGATTCCAGGGGCGTGCCGTGGTGAGCGACTCTCCGAAGCGCTCGGGTTGCTCGTACTGAAAAGCCGGCCGCGTCATGGCAACGAACAGGACCAGCGGACCTTAACGGGCGTATCTGGTCGAATGGGGTATGACGACCAGGATTGATAGGAGGAACGTCGCTCCAGACGACCGTCTGCGCACACAGCCCGCATCGCCAGCACCCTGGTCGACCATTCGGTCTGACCCGCTTTTTTCAGCAGCAGGGCGGCACTGAACTCAACGGTGTCCCCCACAGCTTGAGCAGCTCGCAGGTACTCCGCTGCTTGAACACGGTCATTGCGGATCGCCTCCATGAACTGCCACGTCGGCTCCGGCAGGTGAGCCTCCCGCACCTGCCGCCACTCCTCAGGCTCCGGCTGCGGGCGCCAGTCCGCCAGGGCGGCGGCCCCATGCACAACAGCAAGCAGCCCAAGGGCGGCGCCGGTCCAACGATGAAGTTTCAGCATTCAATCCACGGCGAAGGAGATGACTCCATCCCAGCAGGCGGCTGTTGCGTCCAGCAGGCGGATGTTGCGTGTTGAAGGCGGTGCCGATCAAAACAAGAAAAAACCCCTGCATTGAGTAGGGGCATAACACTGTGTTCCCTCAGATTCACAACACCCGCAGGGCTGGATCGGTGGACACCAGCTGTACAGAAGATGAAGCCGAAGACGACGGCCAGCAAGCACTGCAAAGCGGTTTTGGTTTGGCTGGTTTGGGTGGTGGTCATGGCTGATTCCTCTGTCGTGGAAGGGGATGTTGAAACCCCTCGAATGCATTCAGCATCAGCGAAGCAAAGGCTTTGCACATCCCCCAGATGAGTGAAAATGCTCGCCGGATTATTCACTTGGAATGAATTAATACCAACAACTTTACGAAGCGTTGAAACGCAAACATGAACAAATGGTTATGGCATCAGGCAGATTGAACGTGTCATGTTGAGATCGTTACGCCTCAGAAATCATGTCAACAACCACTGAGGGACGGACTCCCTACACCGTTCGCCACAAGAACTCAAACGGAGAGAAACTGGAGTCCTGCTTCTACGCCAGTGATGCCTATGAAGCCCGGCTGCTGGCCATGGAGTTCAACGCGTACATCAAACAGCATCCGAATTGCATCGACTCCATCCTTCAGACCAAGGCCTGAAGCATCAAGGCTCGGGCTGCTGAGCAGCAGCCCGACGGCGCTCCACCTGAACAAACAACAGCCAGGCCAGGCTGGCCAGGCCGCCCCCCAGCCAATCGCTGCGCAGAAGCTCGACGATCGCCACGGTGCTAGCGCCGATCCTCAATCCCCGCAGCAGAAGATCCATCAACGCAGGTGTCCGAGGCTGATCGCGCTGCATCGGCAGGATCCGGAAGGATGGCGTCACGGAAGCTTCCCATGACCTCAGATCTGCCGCTGGACTCCGCCGTTGTCCTTGACCTGGAACGTCAGGCCCGGCAGCAGGGGACAGGGATAACGCCCCAACACCTCGCTGGCTGCTGGTGGCTGAACACCACCTGGTCGCGTCAAGGCGCGGCCGCACCGAAGGCCTCCTCGCTGCTGTTGCGCGCACTCCAGGCCTGTCTGGAACTGGAGGTGCAGGAAGCAGATCTGCGGATCGCCAACCAGGTGAGCCTTGGGCCGCTGCAGCTTCGCTTCGAGGGGAGCGCCTGCCTGGTGGGTCGCCGGCCCCTTTTGCAGTTCAGCTTCTCAACCGTGCGGGTGATGCTCGGTTCAACACGTCTGTTCGAACGAAACCTGGCCCAACCGCAGCCGCAGCGCATGCCCTTCTTTGCCCTCATCGGCGTGGGCAAGGACGCCAACTGGCTCTGTGCCCGCGGGCGCGGGGGAGGTCTGGCGCTATGGGTGAAGGACCCTGCGCTGCAGCGATGACCATCAGCGTCGCCCTGGCCATGCTCGAGCGGGATGGTCGCTGGTTGCTGCAGCTCCGTGATGATATCGACTCGATCATCTACCCGGGTCACTGGGGTCTGTTCGGGGGCCATGTTGAGCCGGGGGAGTCAGCGGCTGAGGCTGTTCAGCGCGAACTGGAGGAAGAAATCAGTTGGTGCCCTTCC
This window contains:
- a CDS encoding methyltransferase domain-containing protein; protein product: MPAVRVLQESQRYKLDGSDDALFYSEPRFVHHLDAGFRARLTQLYRERIPPCAEVLDLMSSWVSHLPEDIAYDTVLGHGLNDEELAANPSLDRHWVQNLNRDQVLPLDNDSVDCTLIVAGWQYLQQPEAIAAELLRITRPRGQVIVAFSNRMFFTKAPQVWTDGDDRDHLTYVASVLMAQGWPKPEIVAEQTRGEGVMGLLGGKGDPFFAVVATKPLG
- a CDS encoding chlorophyll a/b-binding protein, giving the protein MTRPAFQYEQPERFGESLTTARPWNQSALTFVEGLNGRAAMVGFAAAVLGELLTGQGIVGQLTGVVRWYLELG